One segment of Xanthomonas oryzae pv. oryzae DNA contains the following:
- a CDS encoding IS1595-like element ISXo5 family transposase codes for MAMNRVQFQAGLSLPAFLKRYGNAQQCEQALEISRWPQGFVCPRCAATAHSRFQRHGTTYWQCTACYRQTSLRSGTVMDNSKLPLRTWLLGMYLLGQSKTNLSALELMRHLGVSYPTAWPMKHKLMQAMTQREANRKLGGIVQLDDAYLGGERNGGKARRGSENKRPFVIAVETTEDGRPLCAVMDPVPGFTKAALSEWIGQRLHPGADVYSDGLGAFRALEAEHAHTVIEGSGRSRCEAENARWVNVVLSNLKRSLDGAYHAFKFAKYAQRYLAETMWRFNRRFDLTRLVPSLLAAAAASKPWSERALRDVTLFTAESAC; via the coding sequence ATGGCCATGAATCGTGTGCAGTTCCAAGCCGGGCTGTCGTTGCCGGCGTTCCTCAAGCGCTATGGCAACGCGCAGCAGTGCGAGCAGGCGTTGGAGATCTCGCGCTGGCCACAGGGCTTTGTTTGTCCGCGTTGCGCCGCTACCGCGCACAGTCGATTCCAGCGTCACGGCACCACGTACTGGCAGTGCACGGCCTGCTATCGCCAGACCAGCCTGCGCTCGGGCACGGTGATGGACAACAGCAAGCTGCCGCTACGCACCTGGCTGCTTGGCATGTATCTGCTGGGCCAGAGCAAGACGAACCTGTCGGCGCTGGAGTTGATGCGACACCTGGGAGTGAGCTACCCGACAGCGTGGCCAATGAAGCACAAGCTGATGCAGGCCATGACCCAACGCGAGGCGAACCGCAAGTTGGGCGGGATCGTGCAACTGGACGATGCCTACCTGGGCGGAGAACGCAACGGTGGCAAGGCCAGGCGCGGCTCGGAGAACAAGCGCCCTTTCGTGATCGCCGTGGAGACCACTGAAGACGGTCGTCCATTGTGCGCGGTGATGGATCCGGTCCCAGGCTTCACCAAGGCGGCGCTGTCGGAATGGATCGGGCAACGCCTGCATCCTGGAGCAGATGTCTACAGTGATGGACTCGGTGCGTTTCGAGCACTGGAAGCCGAGCACGCGCACACCGTGATCGAAGGCAGCGGTCGAAGTCGCTGCGAGGCAGAGAACGCACGCTGGGTCAACGTGGTGTTGTCCAACCTAAAGCGTTCGCTGGACGGTGCCTATCACGCCTTCAAATTCGCCAAATACGCCCAGCGCTACTTGGCAGAGACGATGTGGCGGTTCAACCGCCGTTTCGATCTGACCCGGCTGGTGCCCAGCTTGCTGGCCGCAGCAGCCGCCAGCAAGCCGTGGTCCGAGCGGGCCCTGCGTGATGTCACCCTGTTCACCGCTGAAAGTGCGTGCTAA
- a CDS encoding HAD family hydrolase: MVLCEQMGAMAYELLISDCDGVLVDSEILADQVMREALASFVPSAPLEHLLETTFGQTTREVLRRVEERFALQLPETLLAQIQARSEALIQAQVQPIAGVREALEQIPLPLAVASNSRRHTVIASVERVGLTARAAGRIFSADMVERPKPAPDVYLLAARTAGVAPERCLVIEDSPTGAAAAVAAGMQVLGFTGASHIPPAHGDTLRRIGVLEVFDNMRDLPALFERLAQKRAG; this comes from the coding sequence ATGGTGCTTTGCGAGCAGATGGGTGCAATGGCGTACGAGCTACTGATCAGTGACTGTGATGGCGTTCTTGTCGACAGCGAGATATTGGCCGACCAGGTGATGCGTGAGGCGCTCGCGTCCTTCGTACCGAGCGCGCCGCTGGAACATCTGCTGGAAACCACGTTCGGGCAGACCACGCGTGAGGTGTTGCGGCGGGTGGAAGAGCGCTTTGCGCTGCAGTTGCCGGAGACGTTGCTGGCGCAGATTCAGGCGCGCAGTGAAGCCTTGATCCAGGCGCAGGTGCAGCCGATCGCAGGTGTGCGCGAGGCGCTGGAGCAAATTCCGCTGCCATTGGCGGTGGCCTCCAATAGCCGGCGGCACACTGTGATTGCCTCGGTGGAGCGGGTCGGGCTCACCGCGCGTGCGGCGGGCCGTATTTTCAGCGCCGACATGGTGGAACGGCCCAAGCCGGCACCGGACGTCTATCTGCTGGCGGCACGCACAGCCGGAGTAGCGCCGGAGCGTTGTCTGGTCATCGAAGACAGCCCCACCGGTGCGGCTGCGGCCGTTGCGGCAGGCATGCAGGTACTTGGGTTTACCGGTGCGAGCCACATTCCACCGGCGCATGGCGACACCTTGCGCCGCATCGGTGTGCTGGAGGTGTTCGACAATATGCGTGATTTACCGGCGTTGTTCGAGCGGCTGGCGCAAAAGCGCGCTGGGTAA
- a CDS encoding sensor domain-containing diguanylate cyclase: protein MQARVGWHSGCIAMVSRQVATVTSTTKRRRQRAQRIALHFVLTASCMLLLGSEYWSIHEERATALRSAQAQSLNLANSLAQHASDTLSIADAVLSGLVSRVEHDKRSSAARSAMHEFLVSEARRSDRLHGIFIYAADGSWVSSSLDSTPRTHNNADRAYFKYHRDHRDAMSLVGPPVQSRSDGSWVITLSRRVNTPSGEFAGVVLVTLQLKYFQNYYSTFEVGPHGTIGMTNDDGIVLVRRPDKQGVIGSSIAGTSIYVTVRARKHGTATYRSPIDGVERISGFAPARPYPLTVLTGVSVDDALANWRETARQRIVVAALGCVLLLGVGIWLDLQLRRMHRNEAQLSTEAWVDALTGIANRRAFDDRLSRALQDAIRLEAPLSVLMIDVDHFKLYNDTYGHVNGDACLRVIAGTIAACSRRSEDVAARYGGEEFGMILPHTDAAGALRLADAVRNAVAELGLMHLSSPTSAHVTVSIGVATFEPGEAPLSPNAIVHDADSALYRAKQKGRNRTSA, encoded by the coding sequence GTGCAGGCCCGCGTAGGCTGGCACAGCGGTTGCATAGCAATGGTTTCCAGACAGGTAGCCACAGTGACGTCAACAACCAAGCGGCGACGGCAACGTGCACAGCGCATCGCGCTGCATTTCGTGCTGACCGCCTCCTGCATGCTGCTGCTCGGTTCGGAGTACTGGTCCATCCATGAGGAGCGCGCGACTGCGCTGCGCAGCGCCCAGGCGCAGTCATTGAATCTGGCCAACTCCCTGGCGCAACATGCCAGCGACACCCTGTCGATTGCCGACGCGGTGCTATCCGGGCTGGTGTCGCGGGTTGAACACGACAAGCGCTCCAGTGCCGCGCGTTCGGCAATGCATGAGTTTCTGGTAAGCGAAGCGCGCCGCTCGGATCGCCTGCATGGCATTTTCATCTATGCAGCGGATGGCAGTTGGGTGAGCTCGTCTCTCGACAGCACGCCCAGGACACACAACAACGCCGATCGCGCGTATTTCAAATATCATCGCGACCATCGCGACGCCATGTCGCTGGTCGGCCCGCCCGTGCAAAGCCGCTCGGACGGCTCCTGGGTGATCACGTTGAGCCGCCGCGTCAATACCCCCAGCGGCGAGTTCGCCGGCGTGGTGCTGGTCACCCTGCAGTTGAAGTATTTCCAGAACTACTACAGCACCTTCGAAGTCGGCCCGCACGGCACCATCGGCATGACCAACGACGATGGCATCGTGCTAGTGCGCCGGCCCGACAAACAGGGCGTGATCGGCAGCTCGATCGCAGGCACGTCGATCTACGTCACCGTGCGCGCGCGCAAGCACGGCACCGCCACCTATCGCTCACCGATCGACGGCGTGGAGCGCATCTCCGGCTTTGCACCGGCGCGGCCGTATCCGCTGACCGTGCTGACCGGCGTTTCGGTCGACGATGCGTTGGCGAACTGGCGGGAAACGGCGCGTCAGCGCATCGTCGTGGCGGCGCTGGGCTGTGTGCTGCTATTGGGCGTAGGGATCTGGCTGGACCTGCAACTGCGCCGCATGCATCGTAACGAAGCCCAGCTGAGCACCGAAGCCTGGGTGGACGCATTGACCGGCATCGCCAACCGGCGCGCCTTCGACGACCGGCTCTCGCGTGCATTGCAGGACGCAATTCGCCTTGAGGCACCATTGTCGGTGCTGATGATCGATGTCGACCACTTCAAGCTCTACAACGACACCTATGGCCACGTGAACGGCGACGCCTGCCTGCGCGTGATTGCCGGCACGATTGCGGCCTGCTCGCGACGCAGCGAAGATGTGGCCGCGCGCTACGGCGGCGAAGAGTTCGGCATGATCCTGCCGCACACCGATGCCGCTGGCGCGCTACGCTTGGCAGACGCAGTGCGCAATGCAGTTGCCGAGCTCGGTCTGATGCACTTGTCCAGCCCTACCAGCGCGCATGTCACCGTCAGTATCGGCGTAGCGACCTTCGAACCGGGCGAAGCGCCGCTGAGCCCCAACGCCATCGTGCACGACGCCGATTCGGCGCTGTATCGCGCCAAGCAGAAAGGGCGGAATCGGACGTCGGCTTAG
- a CDS encoding YbdD/YjiX family protein translates to MGTQLVLASQYQVHRRIWRRLIQTARLCCGIPDYDNYVRHMLEKHPDKPVMDYPAFFRERQDARYGGKSGFRCC, encoded by the coding sequence ATGGGCACACAACTCGTCCTGGCCAGTCAATATCAGGTGCACCGCCGCATCTGGCGGCGCCTGATCCAGACCGCGCGGCTATGCTGCGGCATTCCGGATTACGACAACTACGTGCGGCATATGCTGGAAAAGCACCCCGACAAGCCGGTGATGGACTACCCCGCCTTCTTCCGCGAACGCCAGGACGCGCGCTATGGCGGCAAGAGTGGGTTTCGGTGTTGTTGA
- a CDS encoding IS4-like element ISXo14 family transposase, with translation MRASEVLQKCLSNSLSGMHALRQRALLRAVEALVHGGRLTLIDLARAWPGATRVRAPLKACDRLLCNRALQVERSAIERDMAHWLLRGDQPVIVIDWSDLKPDKSWCLLRAAVPVGGRTLTLLDMVVSGKQQGSPGAEKRFLQQLRALIPDDVRPILVTDAGFRTPWFRAVSAMGWDWVGRLRGRTQVKPQDVPDDAVQWIDSRRLHALASNRARELPPMQANRSDPLDCRLVLYAKTRQGRQQRNRRSPAKVSRASSSLKAAAREREPWLIVASPQLHAPSAKQLVNLYARRMQIELAFRDLKSHRYGQAMEDSLTRRGERLQILLLLNTLATFASWLAGLGCEATGIAQWLSPRSSTRKLYSTLRVGREALVRCWPMEPVSRWLERLRALPDAVREQMTLVL, from the coding sequence ATGCGCGCCAGCGAAGTATTGCAGAAGTGCCTGTCTAACTCACTCTCCGGGATGCATGCATTACGCCAACGCGCCTTGCTGCGCGCGGTTGAAGCGCTGGTGCACGGAGGCCGGCTGACACTGATCGACCTTGCACGTGCCTGGCCCGGCGCGACGCGGGTACGTGCGCCCCTCAAGGCATGCGACCGCCTGCTGTGCAATCGCGCGTTGCAGGTCGAGCGATCAGCCATCGAGCGGGACATGGCGCATTGGCTACTGCGCGGCGACCAGCCGGTGATCGTCATCGACTGGAGCGATTTGAAGCCGGACAAGTCGTGGTGTCTGCTGCGCGCAGCCGTGCCGGTCGGTGGACGCACGCTCACCTTGCTGGATATGGTGGTTTCCGGGAAACAGCAGGGATCGCCAGGCGCGGAGAAACGCTTTTTGCAGCAGCTCAGGGCACTGATTCCAGACGATGTGCGTCCGATCCTGGTCACGGATGCCGGATTCCGCACGCCATGGTTTCGCGCGGTGTCGGCGATGGGCTGGGATTGGGTCGGACGTCTGCGCGGACGTACGCAGGTCAAACCGCAAGACGTGCCCGATGATGCAGTGCAATGGATCGATAGCCGTCGCCTGCATGCGCTGGCGTCCAACCGTGCGCGCGAATTGCCGCCGATGCAGGCCAATCGCAGCGATCCGCTCGATTGCCGTCTGGTGCTCTATGCCAAGACACGCCAGGGACGTCAGCAACGCAACCGGCGCTCACCCGCCAAGGTCTCGCGTGCATCATCCAGTTTGAAAGCCGCAGCGCGTGAGCGCGAGCCGTGGTTGATCGTTGCCTCCCCACAGCTACACGCACCCAGCGCAAAGCAATTGGTCAACCTGTACGCACGACGGATGCAGATCGAGCTGGCATTTCGTGATCTGAAGTCGCACCGCTACGGTCAGGCGATGGAAGACAGCCTGACCCGTCGCGGCGAGCGGTTGCAGATCCTGTTGTTGCTCAACACGCTGGCCACCTTCGCCAGTTGGCTGGCAGGACTGGGATGCGAAGCCACCGGTATCGCCCAGTGGCTATCTCCACGCAGCAGCACACGCAAACTCTACTCGACGCTGCGCGTCGGCCGCGAGGCGCTGGTCAGGTGCTGGCCGATGGAACCAGTCTCACGCTGGCTAGAACGCTTGCGCGCGCTGCCCGACGCAGTGCGCGAGCAGATGACATTGGTGCTTTAA
- a CDS encoding carbon starvation CstA family protein, whose product MKGVSKLAWGALALLAAFCLGTVALRRGEHINALWIVVAAVSIYLIAYRFYSLFIADKVMQLDITRATPAVASNDGLDYVPTNKHVLFGHHFAAIAGAGPLVGPVLAAQMGYLPGLLWLVVGVVFAGAVQDFMVLFLSSRRNGRSLGDLVREEMGQVPGTIALFGAFLIMIIILAVLAMVVVKALAESPWGMFTVIATMPIALMMGVYMRYIRVGKIGEISVVGLILLLGAIWLGGKVAADPTWGLAFTFTASQITWMLIGYGFVASVLPVWLLLAPRDYLSTFLKIGTILALAIGILVVRPDLTMPALTQFASTGEGPVWKGGIFPFLFITIACGAVSGFHALIASGTTPKLLANEGHMRYIGYGGMLMESFVAVMALVAASIIEPGIYFAMNSPASLVGTDTVAVAAKISEWGFSITPQVLEATARDIGEHSILARAGGAPTLAVGIAQILHQLLPGEDTMAFWYHFAILFEALFILTAVDAGTRAGRFMLQDLLGNFIPALKKTESWAANIIATAGCVALWGYLLYTGVIDPFGGIQTLWPLFGISNQMLAGIALMLGTVVLFKMKRDRYAWVTIVPALWLLLCTTYAGLIKIFDSNPAQGFLAQAHKFQAAIASNTITAPAKTVPQMRQIVTNAYVNTGLTVLFLFVVASILIYSIKTIMAARRNPQRTDRETPYVALQPHQMADL is encoded by the coding sequence ATGAAAGGGGTCTCGAAGCTGGCCTGGGGCGCGTTGGCGCTACTGGCCGCGTTCTGCCTGGGTACCGTCGCGCTGCGACGTGGTGAGCACATCAACGCGTTGTGGATCGTGGTGGCGGCGGTATCGATCTACCTGATTGCCTACCGGTTCTACAGCCTGTTCATCGCCGACAAGGTGATGCAGCTGGACATCACCCGCGCCACCCCGGCGGTGGCCAGCAACGACGGCCTGGATTACGTGCCCACCAACAAGCACGTGCTGTTCGGCCACCACTTTGCCGCCATCGCCGGCGCTGGACCCTTGGTCGGCCCGGTGCTCGCCGCGCAGATGGGCTACCTGCCCGGCCTGCTGTGGCTGGTGGTGGGCGTGGTGTTCGCCGGTGCCGTGCAGGACTTCATGGTGCTGTTCCTGTCCAGCCGCCGCAACGGCCGCTCGCTGGGCGATCTGGTGCGCGAGGAAATGGGCCAGGTGCCCGGCACCATCGCCTTGTTCGGCGCCTTCCTGATCATGATCATCATCCTGGCGGTGCTGGCGATGGTGGTGGTCAAGGCGCTGGCCGAAAGCCCCTGGGGCATGTTCACCGTGATCGCCACGATGCCGATCGCGCTGATGATGGGCGTGTACATGCGCTACATCCGCGTCGGCAAGATCGGCGAGATCTCGGTGGTGGGGTTGATCCTGCTGCTGGGCGCGATCTGGCTGGGCGGCAAGGTGGCGGCGGACCCGACCTGGGGCCTGGCTTTCACCTTCACCGCCTCGCAAATCACCTGGATGTTGATCGGCTATGGCTTCGTCGCTTCGGTGCTGCCGGTGTGGCTGCTGCTGGCACCGCGCGATTACCTCTCCACGTTTCTCAAGATCGGCACCATCCTGGCGCTGGCGATCGGCATCCTGGTTGTGAGGCCGGATCTGACAATGCCGGCGCTCACGCAGTTCGCGTCCACCGGCGAGGGCCCGGTGTGGAAGGGCGGCATCTTCCCGTTCCTGTTCATCACCATTGCCTGCGGCGCGGTCTCCGGCTTCCATGCGTTGATCGCCTCCGGCACGACGCCCAAGCTGCTCGCCAACGAAGGCCACATGCGCTACATCGGCTACGGCGGCATGCTGATGGAATCGTTCGTGGCGGTGATGGCGCTGGTAGCCGCGTCGATCATCGAGCCGGGCATCTACTTCGCCATGAACAGCCCCGCCTCGCTGGTGGGCACCGACACGGTCGCAGTGGCCGCCAAGATCAGCGAATGGGGCTTCTCGATCACACCGCAGGTCCTCGAGGCCACGGCGCGCGATATCGGCGAGCACAGCATCCTGGCGCGTGCCGGCGGTGCACCCACGTTGGCCGTCGGCATTGCGCAGATCCTGCACCAGTTGCTGCCAGGCGAAGACACCATGGCGTTCTGGTATCACTTCGCCATCCTGTTCGAAGCGCTGTTCATCCTGACCGCAGTGGACGCCGGCACGCGTGCCGGCCGCTTCATGCTGCAGGACCTGCTGGGCAACTTCATCCCGGCGTTGAAGAAGACCGAATCGTGGGCCGCCAACATCATCGCCACCGCTGGTTGCGTGGCGCTGTGGGGCTATCTGCTCTATACCGGGGTGATCGATCCGTTCGGCGGCATCCAGACGCTATGGCCGTTGTTCGGCATCTCCAACCAGATGCTGGCCGGCATCGCGCTGATGCTGGGCACGGTGGTGCTGTTCAAGATGAAGCGCGACCGCTACGCCTGGGTCACCATCGTGCCGGCGCTGTGGCTGTTGCTGTGCACGACCTACGCGGGGCTGATCAAGATCTTCGACAGCAACCCGGCGCAGGGTTTCCTGGCGCAGGCGCACAAGTTCCAGGCGGCGATCGCCAGCAACACCATCACTGCGCCGGCCAAGACGGTGCCGCAGATGCGGCAGATCGTCACCAACGCCTACGTGAACACCGGGCTGACCGTGCTGTTTCTGTTCGTGGTGGCGTCGATCCTGATCTATTCGATCAAGACGATCATGGCGGCACGCCGCAACCCGCAGCGGACCGACCGCGAAACCCCGTACGTCGCGTTGCAGCCGCACCAGATGGCAGACCTCTAA
- a CDS encoding pirin family protein produces the protein MSTTTTTAAHVLRTIRGMPTSDGAGVKLTRVIGTQQLPELDPFLMLDEFRTEKAEDYLAGFPSHPHRGFETVTYMLDGRMRHKDNHGNEGLLTPGSVQWMTAGRGLIHSEMPEQESGRMRGFQLWVNLPARDKMTDPKYQEYAPDHIPVAHPAPGVTVKVIAGAVGEVVGPIVQPATRPVYLDIMLEPNVEWDDLLPNGHNAFAYAFEGALTVGEGDAARALLAQQLAVLGGGERLRLRAGADGAQSILVAGRPLNEPVMRHGPFVMNTKQELMQAFVDFQEGRF, from the coding sequence ATGAGCACCACGACCACCACGGCCGCGCACGTGTTGCGCACGATCCGCGGCATGCCGACTTCCGACGGGGCCGGCGTGAAGCTGACCCGCGTCATCGGGACGCAGCAGCTACCGGAGCTGGACCCGTTTCTGATGCTCGATGAGTTCCGTACCGAGAAGGCCGAAGACTATCTGGCCGGGTTCCCCAGCCACCCGCACCGCGGCTTCGAGACGGTGACCTACATGCTCGACGGGCGCATGCGCCACAAGGACAACCACGGCAACGAAGGCCTGCTGACCCCGGGCAGCGTGCAGTGGATGACTGCCGGCCGCGGCCTGATCCATTCGGAAATGCCCGAGCAGGAATCCGGACGCATGCGCGGCTTTCAGCTGTGGGTAAACCTGCCGGCACGCGACAAGATGACCGATCCCAAGTATCAGGAGTACGCACCGGACCATATTCCAGTGGCGCATCCGGCGCCCGGCGTAACCGTGAAGGTGATTGCCGGTGCGGTCGGCGAGGTGGTGGGGCCGATCGTGCAACCTGCAACGCGCCCGGTCTATCTGGACATCATGTTGGAACCGAACGTGGAGTGGGATGACCTGCTGCCCAACGGGCACAACGCGTTTGCGTATGCCTTCGAAGGCGCGCTGACGGTGGGCGAGGGCGATGCAGCACGCGCGTTGCTGGCGCAGCAACTGGCGGTGCTGGGTGGTGGCGAGCGCTTGCGTCTGCGTGCCGGTGCCGATGGCGCGCAATCGATTCTGGTCGCGGGTCGCCCGCTCAACGAACCGGTCATGCGGCATGGCCCGTTCGTGATGAACACCAAGCAGGAACTGATGCAGGCGTTCGTCGATTTCCAGGAAGGCCGGTTTTGA
- a CDS encoding type VI secretion system Vgr family protein, with protein MEALNALMFQGALLSDSGRLYRLQLPGGDVQVVERWSGSERLSGGFEWWVDVLSTQAGLPLEAWLGRRATLYTRLADGDESPRTGLIHDAYVLGSDGGLARYRVGLVPWTWWLSQGRHSRVFQERTLVQIVEAVFADYAPMASWQWSEETSAFLAQARPRSYCVQYRESDLDFVQRLLAEEGLGWRLQEADASPGGHQLVVFADSAAQPQDPSSAQGGGLRYHRSDATEAADSVLAIGATRRLGSGRLTVLSEDFKTRQARSAQLPLHGGGRQSLREVYEPVGMDAFASAQAADRSAELMAQAHEAQWSPWQGRSTVRTLRAGTWFTLTQAPQQGQAPPAQLLLTRVWHAGINNLPVDVRAAVQSQLGAAPAWPDASAVAARSTWAQAEAVGYGNAFEAVDRQQPWRPVLADGTGARLHPRPTAPGYQSAIVVGADGSTDGSQEVHADALGRIRVRFHFQHAASAPAAQDSTWLRVAQRYAGPGVGSQFLPRIGQEVLVGFLEGDIDRPVVLGALYNGKGEAGVPATPGGTSAEADTGLYAQAGDGRPSAQGNLAGGHAPAWHGAGGGADNHRNATALWGVQSKEWGGAGHSRLVFDDSDQQLRLQLATTQAATQLNLGHLIHQADNYRGSFRGEGFELRTDAWGAVRASSGLWLSSYGRSGGPAGEATQPSALLSQLQTLGKTFSQAAGTHQTVKLAAHEGVGQANHSQLIAEQAPLRALLTSVKTTVPGTAYADAKGAAAERRASPGDDRVPHTGDALLGLAAPAGIGVVAGQGLSWSVGETLTLASGAGSEAAIAGDARLHSGQAIGVLAAAVDGGQTQAHSLSLVSGEGALDVQAQSDEVRVQSKEGLKLISANADVALAAGKTLHLAVAGGASVTIEGGNITVACPGTITVHASKKSFVGPVQQAYPLPAFAKSVCIPCLLQAMGKGQALSPVNG; from the coding sequence ATGGAAGCACTGAATGCGTTGATGTTTCAGGGGGCCTTGCTGTCTGACAGCGGTCGCCTATACCGCTTGCAGCTGCCTGGCGGGGATGTCCAGGTGGTGGAGCGCTGGAGCGGGTCTGAACGGCTGAGCGGCGGTTTTGAGTGGTGGGTGGACGTGCTGAGCACGCAGGCGGGCTTGCCGCTGGAGGCGTGGCTGGGGCGGCGCGCGACGCTGTACACCCGGCTGGCCGATGGCGATGAAAGCCCGCGCACGGGGTTGATCCACGACGCGTACGTACTGGGCAGCGATGGCGGGCTGGCGCGCTACCGGGTAGGCCTGGTGCCGTGGACGTGGTGGTTGTCGCAGGGCCGGCACAGCCGGGTATTCCAGGAACGCACGCTGGTGCAGATCGTGGAAGCGGTATTCGCCGACTACGCGCCGATGGCAAGCTGGCAGTGGAGCGAGGAGACGAGCGCGTTCCTGGCCCAGGCGCGGCCGCGCAGCTACTGCGTGCAGTACCGCGAGAGCGACCTGGATTTCGTGCAGCGGCTGCTGGCCGAGGAAGGCCTGGGCTGGCGGCTGCAGGAGGCGGACGCGTCGCCCGGCGGGCACCAGCTGGTGGTGTTCGCCGACAGCGCCGCGCAACCGCAGGACCCCAGTTCGGCGCAGGGCGGGGGGCTGCGCTACCACCGCAGCGACGCCACCGAGGCGGCCGACAGCGTGCTGGCGATCGGCGCCACCCGGCGGCTGGGCAGCGGCCGGCTGACGGTGCTCAGCGAGGACTTCAAGACGCGCCAGGCGCGCAGCGCGCAGTTGCCGTTGCACGGCGGCGGCAGGCAGTCGCTGCGCGAGGTGTACGAGCCGGTGGGGATGGACGCCTTCGCCAGCGCGCAGGCAGCAGACCGCTCTGCGGAGTTGATGGCGCAGGCGCACGAGGCGCAGTGGTCACCGTGGCAGGGCCGCAGCACGGTGCGCACGCTGCGCGCCGGCACCTGGTTCACGCTGACCCAGGCACCGCAGCAGGGCCAGGCGCCGCCGGCGCAGCTGTTGCTGACGCGGGTGTGGCATGCGGGTATCAACAACTTGCCGGTGGACGTGCGCGCGGCGGTGCAATCGCAGTTGGGGGCCGCGCCGGCGTGGCCGGACGCCAGCGCGGTGGCCGCACGCAGCACCTGGGCGCAGGCCGAGGCGGTGGGCTACGGCAACGCCTTCGAGGCGGTGGACCGGCAGCAGCCGTGGCGGCCGGTCCTGGCCGACGGCACGGGTGCGCGGCTGCACCCGCGGCCGACCGCGCCGGGCTACCAGAGCGCCATCGTGGTCGGTGCCGATGGCAGCACCGACGGCAGCCAGGAGGTCCATGCCGACGCGCTGGGCCGGATTCGGGTCAGGTTTCACTTCCAGCACGCCGCGTCGGCCCCGGCCGCGCAGGACAGCACGTGGCTGCGGGTGGCGCAGCGCTACGCCGGCCCGGGCGTGGGCAGCCAGTTCCTGCCGCGCATCGGCCAGGAAGTGCTGGTGGGCTTCCTGGAGGGGGACATCGACCGTCCGGTGGTGCTGGGGGCGCTGTACAACGGCAAGGGCGAAGCCGGCGTTCCTGCCACCCCCGGCGGCACCAGCGCCGAGGCCGACACCGGCCTGTACGCCCAGGCCGGCGACGGCAGACCCAGCGCGCAGGGCAACCTGGCCGGCGGCCATGCCCCGGCCTGGCACGGCGCCGGCGGCGGCGCGGACAACCACCGCAACGCCACCGCGCTGTGGGGCGTGCAATCCAAGGAATGGGGCGGCGCTGGCCACAGCCGGCTGGTGTTCGACGACAGCGACCAGCAACTGCGCTTGCAACTTGCGACCACCCAGGCAGCCACGCAACTGAACCTGGGGCACCTGATCCACCAGGCCGACAACTACCGCGGCAGCTTCCGCGGGGAAGGCTTCGAACTGCGCACCGACGCGTGGGGCGCGGTGCGTGCCAGCTCGGGGCTATGGCTGAGCAGCTACGGCCGCAGCGGCGGCCCGGCCGGCGAGGCGACCCAGCCCAGCGCATTGCTGAGCCAGCTGCAGACGCTGGGCAAGACGTTCTCGCAGGCGGCGGGCACGCACCAGACGGTGAAGCTGGCCGCGCACGAAGGCGTGGGCCAGGCGAACCACTCCCAGCTGATCGCCGAGCAGGCGCCGCTGCGGGCGCTGCTGACCAGCGTGAAGACCACGGTGCCGGGCACGGCCTACGCCGACGCCAAGGGCGCGGCGGCCGAGCGCCGCGCCAGCCCGGGCGACGACCGGGTGCCGCACACCGGCGATGCGCTGCTGGGCCTGGCCGCACCAGCGGGGATCGGCGTGGTGGCCGGCCAGGGCCTGAGCTGGAGCGTGGGCGAGACGCTGACGCTGGCCAGCGGCGCGGGCAGCGAAGCGGCCATCGCCGGCGACGCCCGGCTGCACAGCGGCCAGGCAATCGGCGTGCTGGCCGCGGCGGTGGACGGCGGGCAAACGCAGGCGCACAGCCTGAGCCTGGTCAGCGGCGAAGGCGCGCTGGACGTGCAGGCGCAGTCGGACGAAGTACGGGTGCAGTCGAAAGAAGGACTGAAGCTGATCAGCGCCAACGCCGACGTGGCCCTGGCGGCGGGCAAGACCCTCCACCTTGCGGTGGCCGGCGGGGCCAGCGTGACCATCGAAGGCGGCAACATCACCGTCGCCTGCCCCGGCACCATCACCGTGCATGCGAGCAAGAAGTCGTTTGTGGGGCCGGTGCAGCAGGCGTATCCGTTGCCCGCGTTCGCAAAGTCGGTCTGCATCCCGTGCCTGTTGCAGGCCATGGGCAAGGGGCAAGCGTTGTCCCCGGTGAATGGGTGA